A genomic segment from Methanolobus zinderi encodes:
- the epsC gene encoding serine O-acetyltransferase EpsC has translation MSGETETEMRKCTILSSMIDNRYRAEIPEIVDLVASSCSDRNCFDHLDAAVIPSREAMIEIIDLLRDVLFPGYFGDQTVDRSVLPYHIGNEITILFEKLSKQISNSIIHDCDRYEENCTECLEQGQEETIIFLKKIPEIRSLLASDIIAAYEGDPAAKSHDEIIFSYPGIFAMTVYRSAHELHKQGISIIPRIMTEHAHSVVGIDIHPGARIGKGFFIDHGTGVVIGETCEIGDNVRVYQGVTLGSLSFPKDETGQIIRGQKRHPTIEDDVIIYSNATILGGDTTIGARSVIGGNVWLTKSVPPDTKVIIAEPDLIFKEKH, from the coding sequence ATGAGTGGTGAAACAGAAACGGAAATGAGAAAATGCACAATCCTCAGTTCCATGATCGATAACAGGTACCGTGCAGAGATTCCAGAGATCGTTGATCTGGTCGCATCCAGTTGTTCTGACAGGAACTGTTTTGATCACCTGGATGCTGCAGTGATACCTTCAAGGGAAGCTATGATCGAGATCATAGATCTGCTCAGAGACGTGCTTTTTCCCGGTTATTTCGGGGACCAGACAGTTGACAGGAGTGTTCTGCCATACCATATCGGTAATGAGATAACAATACTCTTTGAAAAGCTGTCAAAACAGATCTCCAACAGCATCATCCATGATTGCGACAGATATGAGGAGAATTGCACCGAATGTCTCGAACAGGGTCAGGAAGAGACGATCATATTCCTGAAAAAGATCCCTGAGATCCGTTCCCTGCTTGCATCAGACATTATAGCCGCATACGAAGGAGACCCCGCAGCTAAAAGTCATGATGAGATCATCTTCAGCTATCCCGGCATTTTTGCCATGACGGTCTACAGGTCAGCCCACGAGCTGCACAAACAGGGAATCTCCATAATCCCGCGCATAATGACAGAACATGCCCACAGTGTCGTAGGAATCGATATCCATCCCGGGGCCAGGATCGGGAAGGGATTTTTTATCGATCACGGCACAGGTGTGGTTATCGGGGAAACCTGCGAGATCGGTGATAACGTACGCGTCTACCAGGGAGTTACGCTGGGATCACTGAGTTTCCCAAAGGATGAGACCGGACAGATCATCCGTGGTCAAAAGAGACATCCTACCATAGAGGATGACGTTATCATCTATTCCAATGCTACCATACTCGGAGGGGATACAACCATCGGTGCACGCTCGGTAATCGGTGGTAACGTATGGCTTACAAAATCGGTTCCACCTGACACCAAGGTCATCATAGCGGAACCGGATCTGATATTCAAAGAAAAGCACTAG
- a CDS encoding ion transporter — MPETNNAYRGNRPGESKWRGELYDIIFEAETPAGKYFDLLLIVSIILSVIVVMLDSIGSVRNSHGQVLHDLEWFFTIIFTIEYFLRLLCVRNRIKYAASPLGIVDLIAIIPTYMSLFLPGSQFLLVIRVLRVLRIFRVLKLVHYVSEAEMLARALRASRQKITVFLFTVLTLVIILGSLMYLIEGEENGFTSIPTSIFWAIVTLTTVGFGDIVPQTPLGRTLASVIMILGYSIIAVPTGIVTSEISFASMEERRRTRPQRICPECGNPEHDNDALFCKHCGTGIL, encoded by the coding sequence ATGCCTGAAACAAATAACGCTTACAGGGGTAACAGACCGGGTGAAAGTAAGTGGAGAGGCGAGCTATATGATATTATCTTCGAGGCCGAAACACCTGCCGGAAAATATTTCGATCTCCTGCTGATCGTAAGTATTATCCTGAGTGTTATTGTGGTAATGCTGGACAGTATCGGTTCAGTAAGAAACAGTCATGGACAGGTGCTTCACGATCTTGAGTGGTTCTTTACTATCATTTTTACAATAGAGTACTTTCTCCGCCTTTTATGTGTCCGGAACAGGATAAAATACGCTGCCAGTCCGCTTGGTATTGTCGACCTCATAGCGATAATACCCACATATATGAGCCTCTTCCTCCCCGGAAGCCAGTTCCTGCTTGTGATAAGGGTACTGAGGGTATTGAGGATATTCCGTGTTCTCAAACTGGTGCACTATGTCAGTGAGGCGGAGATGCTTGCAAGAGCCCTGCGTGCAAGCAGACAGAAGATTACCGTCTTCCTGTTCACGGTGCTGACCCTTGTGATAATACTCGGCTCCCTGATGTACCTGATAGAGGGTGAAGAGAACGGTTTTACAAGCATACCCACAAGCATATTCTGGGCGATCGTTACCCTTACTACCGTGGGTTTTGGTGACATTGTCCCCCAGACACCCCTTGGAAGGACACTGGCATCTGTAATAATGATCCTTGGTTACAGCATAATAGCGGTCCCGACAGGTATTGTCACCTCAGAGATCAGCTTTGCCTCCATGGAAGAGAGGAGAAGAACAAGACCTCAGAGAATATGCCCGGAGTGCGGGAACCCTGAGCATGACAATGATGCCCTTTTCTGCAAGCATTGCGGAACAGGGATTCTGTAG
- a CDS encoding TetR/AcrR family transcriptional regulator — protein MKKQIEDKKTALLEAALKLFTERGFHGTSTAQISKEAGVATGTLFNYFPTKEDLINGLYFDVKGKLSRSMEEDLQTQSTFHDKLKKIWYNMIEWGINNPEDFLFVGQFCSSPYITSYTCEEVAKEYVFLHDLVKEGITNGYIKDYSVELVTSMFYQSSRAVVNLILDSEPQDKDKLIADGFQVVWEGLAKK, from the coding sequence ATGAAAAAGCAAATTGAAGACAAAAAAACAGCCCTCTTGGAAGCGGCCCTGAAGCTCTTTACTGAGAGAGGTTTCCATGGCACATCCACTGCCCAGATATCAAAAGAAGCAGGTGTAGCCACAGGCACTTTATTCAATTACTTCCCTACTAAAGAAGATCTCATCAATGGCCTGTATTTTGATGTTAAGGGAAAATTAAGCCGCAGCATGGAAGAAGATCTCCAGACACAGAGTACCTTTCATGACAAACTTAAAAAAATCTGGTATAATATGATCGAATGGGGAATCAATAATCCGGAAGATTTTCTTTTTGTTGGTCAATTCTGTTCCTCTCCTTATATTACAAGCTATACATGTGAAGAAGTGGCGAAAGAGTATGTATTCCTTCATGATCTTGTGAAAGAGGGAATAACAAATGGCTATATAAAGGACTATTCTGTAGAACTGGTCACATCAATGTTCTATCAGTCCAGCAGGGCGGTGGTGAACTTGATTCTTGATTCAGAACCACAGGATAAAGATAAGCTTATTGCAGATGGATTTCAGGTTGTCTGGGAAGGATTGGCCAAAAAATAA
- a CDS encoding cupin domain-containing protein encodes MSNSTDLSESTIFPKGEELPEFLSKYFTGKVWVSMLVDRDNEFNCPIGNVTFEPGCINNWHKHPGGQILLVTGGRGYYQEEGKPARELKAGDVVKIAPDTKHWHGAAHNSWFVHLSVETNADAGPAEWLEPVADEEYKKLK; translated from the coding sequence ATGAGTAATTCAACTGATCTAAGTGAAAGCACGATCTTCCCTAAAGGAGAAGAACTTCCGGAATTTTTAAGCAAGTATTTTACAGGTAAAGTGTGGGTTAGCATGCTTGTTGACAGGGATAATGAATTTAATTGTCCCATTGGCAATGTAACATTCGAACCCGGATGCATAAATAACTGGCATAAGCATCCTGGCGGGCAGATCCTGCTGGTAACAGGCGGACGCGGTTACTATCAGGAAGAGGGAAAGCCTGCACGGGAACTTAAAGCAGGTGATGTGGTGAAAATAGCTCCGGATACAAAGCACTGGCATGGAGCAGCACATAACAGCTGGTTCGTACACCTTTCCGTTGAGACAAATGCCGATGCAGGTCCGGCAGAATGGCTGGAACCTGTAGCTGATGAAGAGTACAAAAAACTGAAATGA
- the dinB gene encoding DNA polymerase IV gives MERVIIHVDMDYFYAAIEEREDPSLKGKAVVVCMYSNRGEEGGAVSTCNYVARDAGIRSAMPCRQAKSLDPDAVFLPVRKPFYEEVSASVMEILRSNADSEESFEKISIDEAFLEITKSSGSDFDTAREIGMRIKEEVRERERITCSVGIGPNKLIAKMASSFKKPDGITVIRPEEMKDFLRPMPVKKLWGIGGVTEEKLAEMGIKTIGELEGHDILELIAVFGKNKGTWLKQAASGVDETPVKERTASDQIGRMASLKHDTRDESMIFSLLDELADDVLSRIRSRKVGFRSVTVTVILSNFKTSTKSRTFNHPVSDVESLKENAEQMMQQFLEESTLNFRRIGVRVGNLNETAGQKSLFDF, from the coding sequence ATGGAACGTGTGATCATCCATGTTGACATGGACTACTTCTATGCAGCCATAGAGGAAAGGGAGGACCCCTCACTTAAGGGTAAGGCGGTGGTCGTATGCATGTATTCCAACCGAGGTGAGGAGGGCGGAGCAGTAAGTACATGCAATTACGTGGCAAGAGATGCAGGTATCCGTTCTGCCATGCCATGCAGGCAGGCAAAGTCCCTGGATCCCGATGCCGTATTCCTGCCAGTGCGCAAGCCTTTTTATGAAGAAGTCTCAGCCAGTGTGATGGAGATCCTGCGTTCAAATGCCGATAGCGAGGAAAGCTTTGAGAAGATAAGTATAGATGAAGCCTTTCTCGAAATTACAAAATCTTCAGGTTCGGATTTTGACACGGCCAGAGAGATCGGGATGAGAATCAAGGAAGAGGTCAGGGAAAGAGAGAGAATCACCTGTTCCGTGGGAATCGGTCCCAATAAACTCATAGCCAAGATGGCATCCTCTTTTAAGAAACCAGACGGTATCACCGTTATAAGACCAGAAGAAATGAAGGATTTCCTGAGACCCATGCCCGTGAAAAAGCTCTGGGGTATCGGCGGTGTCACCGAAGAGAAACTAGCTGAGATGGGGATAAAGACCATCGGTGAACTTGAAGGGCATGACATACTGGAACTAATTGCTGTTTTCGGTAAGAATAAGGGAACATGGCTCAAGCAGGCCGCATCCGGTGTGGATGAAACACCTGTGAAAGAGAGGACAGCAAGTGACCAGATAGGAAGGATGGCCTCACTAAAACATGATACCAGGGATGAAAGCATGATCTTCTCTTTGCTGGATGAACTTGCAGATGATGTCCTGTCCAGGATCAGGTCACGGAAAGTAGGTTTTCGCTCAGTGACCGTAACTGTTATTTTATCGAATTTCAAAACATCTACCAAAAGCCGGACTTTCAACCACCCGGTCTCCGATGTGGAATCCCTTAAGGAGAATGCAGAACAGATGATGCAGCAGTTTCTTGAGGAAAGCACTTTGAACTTCAGGCGTATCGGAGTAAGGGTGGGAAATCTCAACGAAACGGCAGGACAGAAGAGTCTTTTCGATTTCTGA
- a CDS encoding Vms1/Ankzf1 family peptidyl-tRNA hydrolase — protein sequence MNPEEPFRKILTEAPVPVTDIDIRPLAEIYAEKNVYLSVYLPVGGRENEHPNKIFLDSRLKAIKEVVTGELLSDFEKTLEMAEEYIFEPAISGEKGRIIFASSPESFLQVYRLAVEPERSLVLDTSPYLLPLARLRADYEDYGMLLVDSQEARFVCIRSDLAEEREHLSTDLMNKHKKGGWSQMRFNRQRKEAMKSFFTEVAGNVEDTCGKLKTKGLVLAGPGNAKQQLQEMLPEEVRNSILDVIDVPMDIPKDELIESGNSVLQEEELAESNRWAKKFKSEILKGGLAVAGVKNVGQALEQARVNVLLMRRASSVPGWICERCQNLQANATPPVECDRCGGPTSKVNILEEFYELAQRTGADVEFVEEDDFPDQDYVVGALLRY from the coding sequence ATGAATCCTGAAGAACCTTTCCGGAAAATACTAACCGAAGCTCCTGTTCCCGTAACTGATATCGATATCAGACCACTGGCTGAGATATATGCTGAAAAGAATGTTTATCTTTCAGTCTATCTTCCCGTTGGAGGCAGGGAAAACGAGCATCCGAATAAAATTTTCCTGGATTCCAGGCTAAAGGCAATAAAGGAAGTTGTGACAGGAGAACTGCTATCTGATTTTGAAAAAACTCTGGAGATGGCGGAGGAATACATTTTCGAGCCTGCGATCTCAGGCGAGAAGGGCAGGATAATATTTGCATCTTCACCGGAGTCTTTTCTGCAGGTCTACAGGCTTGCAGTGGAGCCGGAAAGATCCCTTGTACTTGACACCTCGCCTTATCTGCTACCTCTGGCAAGACTGCGTGCAGACTATGAGGACTACGGGATGCTTCTTGTGGATTCACAGGAAGCCAGGTTTGTTTGTATACGTTCGGACCTTGCGGAGGAGAGGGAACACCTGTCCACAGACCTCATGAACAAACACAAAAAGGGAGGGTGGAGCCAGATGCGTTTCAACCGCCAGAGAAAAGAAGCAATGAAATCCTTCTTTACGGAAGTTGCCGGGAATGTTGAGGATACCTGCGGAAAACTGAAAACAAAGGGACTGGTTCTTGCAGGACCTGGAAATGCCAAGCAACAGCTTCAGGAAATGCTTCCGGAAGAGGTTCGCAATAGCATACTTGACGTAATTGACGTGCCTATGGATATTCCAAAAGATGAGTTAATTGAGTCAGGGAACTCCGTATTACAGGAAGAAGAACTTGCGGAATCAAACAGATGGGCAAAAAAGTTCAAGAGCGAGATACTAAAGGGTGGTCTTGCAGTTGCAGGTGTGAAAAATGTCGGGCAAGCTCTTGAACAGGCACGGGTAAATGTCCTTTTGATGCGGAGAGCTTCATCGGTTCCCGGCTGGATATGTGAGAGATGCCAGAACCTGCAGGCAAATGCCACTCCTCCCGTGGAATGTGATCGATGCGGAGGACCTACATCAAAGGTGAACATACTGGAAGAGTTCTATGAACTTGCACAACGTACGGGTGCGGATGTGGAGTTTGTGGAAGAAGATGACTTTCCTGATCAGGATTATGTTGTAGGTGCATTGCTCAGGTACTGA
- a CDS encoding MBL fold metallo-hydrolase has protein sequence MNIHPAFGGAPTTEQKETYQQLDNYVDGHFINEIPTSVFSNPPDTSSTSNASASGVKDRDPAAPIPVSAIDRKQINSENDSLTWLGHSAFLLSIDNKKLLIDPILSPVASPVSFVGINRYDYSEDIMLDIIDEMPPIDAVLITHDHYDHLDYQSIIKLNSKVSHFFVPLGCGAHLTRWGIPEEKITELNWWEETEYEGLTVALTPSRHGSGRDPFSIDTTLWGGWVILGNKTRVYTSGDGGYGPHFKEIGNQYGPFDITLIEGAQYDRRWPEIHMVPEQSVQANLDVNGETMMLMHWGAFTLANHAWNEPIERALEEADEKEVDIIAPMIGETVMLDSKLQMPLTAWWDI, from the coding sequence ATGAATATACACCCGGCTTTCGGGGGGGCTCCGACGACAGAACAAAAAGAAACCTATCAGCAATTAGATAATTATGTTGATGGGCATTTTATAAATGAAATTCCTACAAGTGTATTCTCAAATCCACCTGATACTTCATCAACGAGTAACGCTTCTGCTTCTGGAGTCAAAGACCGTGATCCTGCAGCTCCGATCCCTGTTTCTGCTATTGACCGGAAGCAGATAAATAGCGAGAACGATAGCCTGACATGGTTAGGACATTCTGCTTTTCTGCTTAGTATTGATAATAAAAAGTTGTTGATAGATCCCATCCTGAGTCCTGTGGCTTCACCGGTTTCGTTTGTGGGAATTAATAGATATGACTATAGTGAAGATATAATGCTGGATATAATTGATGAAATGCCGCCAATTGATGCAGTTCTCATTACACATGACCACTACGACCACCTGGATTACCAGTCTATTATAAAACTGAACAGTAAAGTATCGCATTTCTTTGTTCCTCTTGGATGTGGTGCTCATCTCACCAGATGGGGCATTCCGGAAGAAAAAATTACAGAGCTCAACTGGTGGGAAGAGACAGAATATGAGGGCCTGACAGTTGCCCTGACACCGTCAAGACATGGTTCAGGCAGAGATCCATTCAGTATCGATACCACACTCTGGGGTGGTTGGGTAATCCTGGGAAATAAAACCCGAGTGTATACCAGTGGGGATGGCGGATACGGTCCGCATTTTAAGGAGATAGGGAACCAGTACGGACCTTTTGATATCACATTGATAGAGGGTGCCCAATATGACCGAAGATGGCCGGAGATTCATATGGTGCCGGAACAATCAGTCCAGGCTAATCTGGATGTGAATGGTGAGACCATGATGTTAATGCATTGGGGAGCATTCACGTTAGCTAATCATGCCTGGAATGAGCCAATAGAAAGAGCGCTGGAAGAGGCAGATGAAAAAGAAGTGGACATAATTGCTCCAATGATTGGTGAGACAGTCATGTTAGATTCAAAACTGCAAATGCCTCTTACTGCATGGTGGGATATCTGA
- a CDS encoding DUF4346 domain-containing protein has translation MEEEVCEADQNEDEDIIDVPVIVADEPGKLELDKAGYFVILPDPERMLILAKHYSYEKELQRIIEGPDARSIYRIIIKYGWASTLNHAAYLGQELARAEIAMKAGFDYVQG, from the coding sequence GTGGAAGAAGAGGTATGTGAAGCAGATCAAAATGAAGACGAAGATATCATAGATGTTCCTGTGATCGTGGCCGACGAGCCCGGAAAACTCGAACTTGATAAGGCCGGATACTTTGTGATCTTACCTGACCCGGAAAGAATGTTGATACTGGCAAAACACTATTCCTATGAGAAGGAATTGCAGAGGATTATTGAGGGTCCGGATGCAAGGTCGATCTACCGGATAATCATCAAATACGGTTGGGCAAGTACACTCAACCACGCAGCCTATCTGGGTCAGGAACTGGCACGTGCCGAGATAGCAATGAAGGCAGGTTTTGATTACGTTCAGGGTTGA
- the cysK gene encoding cysteine synthase A, with the protein MSKIYEDITKTVGNTPLVKLNRITEGCHATVLAKVESFNPLSSVKDRIALNMIETAEKEGYVKADTVVIEPTSGNTGIGLAFVCAAKGYRLILTMPETMSVERRKIMKMLGAEIVLTPGPGGMPGAIEEAEKMGKEIPNSFVPHQFMNPANPEIHRKTTAEEIWNDTDGAVDILVAGVGTGGTITGVAEVIKSRKPEFRAVAVEPEESPILSGGKPGPHKIQGIGAGFVPDVLNTDIIDEVIKVNSDDAFKTGQELARKEGILAGISCGAALHAALELARRKENEGKVIVVVLPDTGERYLSTALADTGTEKKA; encoded by the coding sequence ATGAGCAAGATCTACGAAGATATAACAAAAACAGTTGGTAACACGCCTTTAGTTAAGTTGAACAGGATTACCGAAGGATGCCATGCAACTGTACTTGCAAAGGTCGAATCCTTCAACCCATTAAGCTCGGTAAAGGACCGTATTGCCCTAAATATGATAGAAACGGCCGAAAAAGAAGGATACGTAAAAGCCGATACAGTTGTCATAGAACCCACATCCGGAAACACAGGTATCGGCCTGGCATTCGTCTGTGCCGCAAAGGGGTACCGCCTGATCCTTACCATGCCTGAGACAATGAGTGTGGAAAGGAGGAAGATCATGAAGATGCTGGGTGCAGAGATCGTTCTCACACCCGGCCCGGGAGGAATGCCCGGAGCTATTGAAGAAGCTGAGAAGATGGGAAAGGAAATACCAAACTCTTTCGTACCCCATCAGTTCATGAATCCTGCAAATCCCGAGATACACCGCAAGACGACTGCCGAAGAGATATGGAACGATACCGACGGTGCCGTGGATATACTCGTGGCCGGAGTCGGTACCGGAGGAACCATAACCGGAGTAGCCGAAGTAATAAAGTCCCGCAAGCCGGAGTTCAGGGCAGTTGCAGTGGAACCGGAGGAGTCACCTATACTTTCAGGAGGAAAACCCGGACCACATAAGATACAGGGGATAGGTGCCGGTTTTGTGCCTGATGTCCTGAATACAGATATTATCGATGAGGTCATTAAGGTAAACAGCGACGATGCTTTTAAGACAGGACAGGAGCTCGCCAGAAAGGAAGGTATCCTTGCGGGCATCTCATGCGGTGCAGCCCTTCATGCTGCACTGGAACTTGCCAGAAGGAAGGAGAATGAAGGAAAGGTCATTGTAGTGGTCCTGCCTGACACAGGTGAGAGATATCTGAGCACAGCTCTTGCAGATACCGGGACAGAGAAAAAGGCCTGA
- a CDS encoding class I SAM-dependent methyltransferase: MPSTSPSENKTPHMPEDYDTKISSVLPYYSSFHQETINLVKSLPSPPKVWMDTGCGTGSLVSKAIEQFPDTKFLMLDPSDGMLEQAKEKLSSFSRERLEFLKASPTQEFSQELEQKPDVITAIQCHHYLDRKNRARAVRKCHELLKDGGIFITFENISPLTEEGISVGKSYWGDFQSKQGRTDDEIEQHLKRFGTEYFPINIEEHLKLLRKTGFRTVELFWYSYMQAGFYCIK; the protein is encoded by the coding sequence ATGCCTTCTACAAGCCCCTCAGAAAACAAAACACCTCACATGCCAGAGGATTATGATACAAAGATTTCCTCTGTTCTTCCATATTATTCATCATTCCATCAGGAAACAATCAATCTCGTTAAATCACTGCCATCACCCCCAAAAGTCTGGATGGATACGGGATGTGGCACAGGCTCACTTGTAAGCAAGGCTATTGAGCAGTTTCCCGACACTAAATTCCTTATGCTTGACCCGTCAGATGGAATGCTGGAGCAGGCGAAGGAAAAGTTGTCCTCATTTTCCCGTGAGAGACTTGAATTCCTGAAAGCCTCACCAACACAGGAGTTCTCACAGGAACTTGAACAAAAACCGGATGTCATCACCGCTATCCAGTGTCATCACTATCTGGATAGGAAGAACAGGGCAAGGGCTGTAAGGAAATGCCATGAACTGCTGAAAGATGGTGGAATTTTCATCACCTTCGAGAATATCAGCCCGCTTACTGAAGAAGGGATTTCTGTAGGGAAAAGTTACTGGGGAGATTTCCAGTCGAAACAGGGCAGGACTGATGATGAAATAGAGCAGCACCTGAAGCGGTTTGGAACTGAATATTTCCCCATAAACATTGAAGAACACCTGAAATTACTACGTAAAACAGGATTCAGAACAGTTGAACTGTTCTGGTACTCCTACATGCAGGCTGGTTTTTACTGTATCAAGTAG
- a CDS encoding cyclophilin-like fold protein produces the protein MIKSEALSMRIIPEYNDGIKRMLICLGVFLLVFLAIGCAEENNIDEITISNQSENEQVETSQKEEEMKMQISVQANEDTTIFELNDGKAAKEFYEQLPLTVDVEDFSNDEKIFYPPKKLDTTNTPVANAKSGTLAYYAPWGDVVMFYDSFGSASGLYELGNVVSGGEHIKNMSGTIQIRKV, from the coding sequence ATGATTAAAAGTGAGGCATTGTCAATGAGAATTATTCCTGAATACAATGATGGAATAAAAAGGATGCTAATTTGTTTAGGAGTATTTTTACTGGTATTTTTAGCGATTGGATGTGCTGAAGAAAATAACATAGATGAAATAACCATCAGTAATCAATCAGAAAATGAACAGGTTGAAACCAGCCAGAAAGAGGAGGAAATGAAAATGCAAATCAGTGTTCAGGCAAATGAAGATACAACGATCTTTGAGCTCAATGATGGGAAAGCTGCAAAAGAGTTCTATGAACAATTGCCTTTAACAGTCGATGTTGAAGATTTCAGTAATGATGAAAAGATATTTTATCCGCCCAAAAAACTCGATACAACTAATACACCTGTGGCAAATGCAAAATCTGGAACGCTTGCATATTATGCTCCATGGGGAGACGTGGTGATGTTTTATGATAGCTTCGGCTCTGCAAGCGGACTGTATGAATTAGGAAACGTCGTATCAGGGGGCGAGCATATAAAAAACATGTCAGGTACGATACAGATCAGGAAAGTGTAG
- a CDS encoding NAD(P)-dependent alcohol dehydrogenase: MAENIQSKAYAGKDDSGKLSPWSFERRPVGDNDILIDIKYCGVCHSDIHQIKGHWGPQQYPQVPGHEIVGIVAAVGKNVTNFKVGDRAGVGCMVDSCMDCESCNGGEEHHCDKGETIMTYGYLEESSPTGISQGGYSNNIVVTEHFAIKIPDSIKLEEAAPLLCAGITTYSPLMKANIKKGDKVGVAGIGGLGHVAIKLAVSKGAEVYAFTTSESKREDCLEFGAKEVVVVNSPEDLQPLRGKLDYMISTVPYAYEMSSYIDCVKPYGYFTQVGQPIGGELTINNFNMIFNRVNFNGSLIGGIPETQEVVDYCAENKIYPEIQMIEPEMTNEIWEKVVNKEARYRYVIDMSTL; encoded by the coding sequence ATGGCAGAAAATATTCAATCAAAAGCTTATGCTGGAAAAGATGATTCAGGAAAGTTATCTCCCTGGTCTTTTGAAAGGAGACCTGTAGGCGACAATGACATTCTAATTGACATCAAATACTGTGGAGTTTGTCATTCCGACATTCACCAGATCAAAGGACACTGGGGACCACAACAATATCCACAGGTGCCTGGACATGAAATTGTAGGTATTGTCGCTGCTGTTGGAAAGAATGTAACAAATTTCAAAGTAGGTGACCGTGCAGGAGTCGGGTGTATGGTTGACAGTTGTATGGACTGCGAAAGCTGCAACGGTGGTGAAGAGCATCATTGCGACAAGGGTGAAACTATAATGACATATGGTTATCTGGAAGAATCATCACCTACAGGTATAAGTCAGGGAGGATATTCCAATAACATCGTTGTCACCGAGCATTTTGCAATAAAGATACCTGATTCCATTAAACTTGAAGAAGCAGCTCCATTACTGTGTGCCGGTATTACTACTTATTCACCTTTAATGAAAGCTAATATCAAAAAAGGGGACAAGGTAGGAGTCGCAGGAATTGGGGGACTGGGACACGTAGCTATTAAATTGGCAGTATCAAAAGGTGCCGAAGTTTATGCCTTTACAACCAGCGAAAGCAAAAGAGAGGATTGCCTTGAATTCGGAGCAAAAGAAGTCGTTGTTGTTAACTCACCGGAAGACCTGCAGCCATTGAGAGGAAAACTGGATTACATGATATCCACAGTTCCATACGCATACGAAATGTCCTCATACATTGATTGCGTAAAACCATACGGATACTTCACTCAGGTAGGACAGCCAATTGGAGGAGAACTCACAATTAACAACTTCAATATGATCTTCAACAGAGTGAACTTCAACGGATCACTTATTGGAGGGATCCCGGAAACCCAGGAAGTAGTTGATTATTGTGCGGAAAATAAGATCTATCCGGAAATCCAGATGATCGAACCTGAAATGACCAATGAGATATGGGAAAAGGTCGTAAATAAGGAAGCTCGCTATCGATATGTAATTGACATGTCAACCTTATAA